In Anopheles gambiae chromosome 2, idAnoGambNW_F1_1, whole genome shotgun sequence, a single window of DNA contains:
- the LOC1273210 gene encoding E3 ubiquitin-protein ligase Iruka: MEALVENAAAPPSRFYCHSCAIEIDRVSSEFTCPHCLEGFIEELPAAERSGAAGSTAAEQDFEQPSNLFDNPQISNEAIRLAGEIFTNSILSPFFRRNDGESAGAAGTGNGDHALFTVDDIPMDGSSGPSSGASGAGTDMGEGSAGGGSSSSGSGGSGAGAAAAGGGDTRPSVRFTGRRGSRRRGVQNINHVDQILREILISVSGGGNGAGASGPMFFMGNPGDYAWGREGIDTIVTQLLNQMDNSGPPPLEKERIAAIPTVTISEEQVERKLQCSVCFEDFVVGESVRKLPCLHVYHEPCIIPWLELHGTCPICRNSLSPEESHTGAQPQDNSQSPTENSQQSTQQQTASQSDPSGRQNSNFLTFTIHDLLPTLSGPTMTNLLFDMGPPLTATSVPFSSPSPSSASGSGSAAGTGNSQPAAGSNANASGSAGGSAVSGGGNGSQASNSQRDEDGTIDNTLELD, translated from the exons ATGGAAGCTTTAGTGGAAAATGCGGCGGCACCGCCTTCCCGCTTCTACTGTCATTCGTGCGCCATCGAAATCGATCGTGTCTCATCG GAATTTACATGCCCACACTGTCTGGAAGGATTCATCGAGGAACTACCGGCAGCGGAACGGAGTGGTGCTGCCGGATCCACCGCAGCGGAACAGGACTTTGAGCAACCGTCGAACCTGTTCGACAATCCACAGATTAGCAATGAG GCTATCAGATTGGCCGGAGAAATCTTTACAAACTCCATTCTGTCACCGTTCTTTCGGCGCAATGACGGTGAGTCTGCCGGCGCTGCAGGCACGGGCAATGGCGATCACGCGCTGTTCACCGTAGATGACATTCCTATGGACGGTAGCAGCGGCCCATCGTCCGGTGCGTCGGGAGCTGGCACCGACATGGGTGAAGGGTCTGcaggcggcggcagcagcagcagtggcagtgggGGAAGTGGGGCTggggcggctgctgctggtggaggaGACACCCGTCCCTCGGTGCGCTTTACCGGCAGACGGGGCAGTCGAAGGCGCGGCGTCCAGAACATAAATCACGTCGATCAAATATTGCGCGAAATCCTGATATCCGTGTCCGGCGGGGGGAACGGTGCCGGCGCCAGCGGGCCAATGTTTTTCATGGGCAACCCGGGCGACTACGCTTGGGGGCGCGAGGGCATCGACACGATCGTTACGCAGCTGCTCAACCAAATGGACAATTCGGGGCCGCCCCCGCTAGAGAAGGAACGGATCGCGGCCATACCGACCGTCACCATTAGCGAGGAGCAGGTCGAACGGAAGCTACAGTGTTCGGTGTGCTTTGAGGATTTCGTTGTTGGTGAATCGGTCCGGAAGTTACCCTGCTTG CACGTCTATCACGAACCATGCATCATTCCGTGGCTGGAATTGCACGGCACCTGCCCGATCTGTCGAAACAGCCTCTCGCCGGAAGAATCGCACACCGGTGCGCAACCGCAAGACAACTCCCAGTCGCCGACTGAGAATTCGCAGCAAAGTACACAGCAACAGACAGCATCGCAATCCGATCCCTCTGGCCGGCAGAATTCCAACTTTCTCACCTTCACCATAC ATGATTTGCTTCCTACCCTTTCAGGGCCAACGATGACGAACCTGTTGTTCGACATGGGACCACCGTTGACGGCCACTTCGGTACCATTCTCTAGTCCATCCCCGTCGTCAGCTTCCGGCAGTGGCAGTGCCGCCGGAACGGGAAACTCCCAACCGGCCGCCGGTAGCAATGCTAACGCCAGCGGGTCAGCGGGCGGCTCCGCCGTCAGCGGTGGTGGCAACGGGTCGCAGGCGAGCAACAGTCAGCGAGACGAAGACGGTACCATTGATAACACGCTAGAGCTGGACTAA
- the LOC1273209 gene encoding T-complex protein 1 subunit gamma: protein MYAPQQPILILSKNTKRESGRKVQLENINAGKTIADLIRTCLGPQAMMKMLMDPMGGIVMTNDGNAILREITVQHPAAKSMIEIARTQDEEVGDGTTSVIVLAGEMLAVAEQFLQQQIHPTVIIRAYREALEDMVRILQDEVSIELDRSDKKRLAEVVKSCVGTKFVGRWSDLAVRIALDAVETVSLTENGRTEIDIKKYAKVEKIPGGSIDDSCVLRGIMLNKDVTHPKMRRYIEKPRIVLLDCPLEYKKGESQTNVEIVGDQDFTKLLQIEEEHVARLCEDIIAVKPDVVFTEKGVSDLAQHFLMKAGITAIRRLRKTDNNRLARACGATIVNRTEELTEKDVGTGAGLFEIKKMGDEYFCFVTECEDPKACTILLRGASKDVLNETERNLQDALHVARNLMLDPKLLPGGGAVEMAVSQALTNKQIQGPYRAVAQALEIIPRTLAQNCGANTIRTLTALRAKHASHPAADGPCTWGIDGETGQLVDMKEKNIWEPLSVKLQVYKTAVETAILLLRIDDIVSGSKKRGDDGSGPSPAAAAAGMGE from the exons ATGTACGCCCCACAGCAGCCAATTCTCATTCTCA GTAAAAATACGAAGCGTGAGAGTGGCCGAAAGGTGCAGTTGGAGAACATCAATGCCGGCAAA ACGATTGCTGACCTGATCCGCACATGTCTGGGCCCGCAGGCAATGATGAAGATGCTGATGGACCCGATGGGCGGCATCGTGATGACCAACGATGGCAATGCGATCTTGCGTGAAATCACGGTGCAACATCCGGCAGCAAAGAGCATGATCGAGATCGCCCGCACGCAGGACGAGGAGGTGGGCGACGGTACCACCTCCGTGATCGTGCTGGCCGGTGAGATGCTGGCCGTGGCGGAACAGTTCCTCCAGCAGCAGATCCACCCGACCGTGATCATCCGCGCGTATCGGGAGGCGCTCGAGGACATGGTGCGCATCCTGCAGGACGAGGTCAGCATCGAGCTGGACCGCAGCGACAAGAAGCGGCTGGCGGAGGTGGTAAAGTCCTGCGTCGGCACGAAATTCGTCGGCCGCTGGTCGGATCTGGCGGTGCGCATTGCGCTCGACGCCGTCGAGACGGTGTCGCTGACCGAGAACGGGCGCACGGAGATCGACATCAAGAAGTACGCCAAGGTGGAGAAGATCCCGGGCGGCTCGATCGACGATTCGTGCGTGCTGCGGGGCATCATGCTGAACAAGGACGTGACACACCCGAAGATGCGCCGGTACATCGAGAAGCCGCGGATCGTGCTGCTGGACTGCCCGCTCGAGTACAAGAAGGGCGAAAGCCAGACGAACGTGGAGATCGTGGGCGACCAGGACTTCACCAAGCTGCTGCAGATCGAGGAGGAGCATGTGGCGCGCCTGTGCGAGGATATCATCGCGGTCAAGCCGGACGTGGTGTTCACGGAGAAGGGCGTCTCCGACCTCGCGCAGCACTTCCTCATGAAGGCGGGCATCACCGCGATCCGCCGGCTGCGCAAGACGGACAACAATCGGCTGGCCCGTGCCTGCGGTGCCACGATCGTGAAccgcacggaggagctgacgGAGAAGGACGTCGGTACCGGGGCGGGCCTGTTCGAGATTAAGAAGATGGGCGACGAGTACTTCTGCTTCGTGACGGAGTGCGAAGATCCGAAGGCGTGCACCATACTGCTGCGCGGCGCCTCGAAGGACGTGCTGAACGAAACCGAGCGTAATCTGCAGGACGCACTGCACGTGGCCCGCAACCTGATGCTCGATCCGAAGCTGCTGCCGGGTGGCGGTGCGGTCGAGATGGCCGTCTCGCAGGCCCTCACCAACAAACAGATCCAGGGACCGTACCGTGCCGTCGCCCAGGCGCTGGAGATCATTCCGCGCACGCTGGCGCAGAACTGTGGCGCGAACACGATCCGCACGCTGACGGCACTGCGGGCGAAGCATGCGTCACACCCGGCTGCCGACGGTCCGTGCACCTGGGGCATCGACGGCGAGACCGGCCAGCTGGTGGACATGAAGGAGAAGAACATCTGGGAGCCGCTGTCGGTGAAGCTGCAGGTGTACAAGACGGCCGTCGAGACGGCGATCCTGCTGCTGCGCATTGACGACATCGTGTCGGGCTCGAAGAAGCGGGGCGACGATGGTTCCGGACCGTcgcccgctgctgccgccgcggGTATGGGAGAGTAA